Below is a genomic region from Cupriavidus sp. P-10.
CCTTCGCGCCCAATCATTGCGCAGCGGCACTACGTGAACATTGAAGGCCGGCGCGATGGTCTGGGCAATTTCCGCCGGCAAGATGGCGATACCCAGGTTCGCGCGCACGCAACGCAGCGCGGCGTCGAAGGTCGAGACGACGGCGCGGTACACAATTCGGCGGCCGAGAATGGCGGCATGACGAACCAGCATGGTCTGGACAGCGGTTTGTGCCGGCATGGCGACATGGTCGAATCCGAGTGTCTCCTCGAAATCGCACGAATCGGCCCTGGCGAGCGGATGCGACGCCGGAACCACGGCCGCAAGTTGATCGCTTCGATAGTGCCGGATCTCAAAACCTTCCAGGTCGGCAGCATCCCAGCAGATGCCAAGGGGTGCCGAGCCCTCGCGCAATGAGCGCACGATTTCCGTGCTCAGGCTTTCTTCGATGCTGACACTGACATCGCGGTGCTCCGGCATTTGCAGGAACGCCGCAATGTCGTCCGGCAGCGACTCCGCCATGGAGGATACGGTGGCAAGGAGGCGCACCTGGCCGCGGATGCCAGACCCGAAGTCAGCCATGTCGCGGGCCACGCGGTCCGCGGCGGAAAGCATGGCGCGCGCATGGGCCAGCACAATTTCCCCTGCCGGGGTGGGAATCACGCCGCGACGGCGGCGCTCCAGCAGGGTGGTGCCGACAGTTTCCTCGAGTTGAGCCAGCCGTTTGCTGATGGCCGACGCGACGATGTGTTCCTGTTCGCCGGCGCGTGCCATGTTCTGCGTTTCGCAAACAGCGACAAAGAGGCGCAGAGTGGTCAGGTCGAGATCTCGCATGGATGAATTTTTTGGGTTTCCTGACAGGAATCTTAATGCGGACTTCACGCCTGAGAAGCAGATTTCGGGAATGTCTTTAGACTTTCCAATTTGGAACGCTATCGTGCACTAATCATCGCTGTTCCGGGATAACGGAAGGTCTTACAGTTGTGTCGTTGCCTCCCGCGTAGGCCATCGACTCACCCTTTCATTCAGGTCCCTGTCATGCCAGCCATCTACCCCACCCACGCCGTCATCCGCGAAGTCGGTCTCCGGGACGGCCTGCAAAGTATCCAGACCATCCTGCCCACCGAGCAGAAGAAAGCCTGGATTCGCCAGGCGCATGCCGCGGGCCAGCGTGAGATCGAAGTCGGCTCGTTCGTGCCTGCGCGCCTTTTGCCGCAACTGGCTGACACGGCCGAACTGGTCGCGTTTGCGCGCACCTTGCCGGGGCTGTTCGCCTCGGTGCTGGTACCGAACCTGCGCGGCGCGGAGAACGCCATCGAGAGCGGCGCGGACCTGATGATCGTGCCGCTGTCTGCGAGCCATGCGCACAGCGTGGCCAATCTTCGCAAGACACCCGACGAGGTGGTGGCGGAGGTGGCGCGCATCCGCGCGGCGCGCGACGCGGCCGGCTCGAAAACCCTGATCGAGGGCGGGGTAGGCACGGCCTTCGGCTGCACGATCCAGGGCCGGGTCGAACCGGATGAAGTCTTGCGCCTGATGCAGGCCTTGCTTGACGCCGGCGCCGACCGGGTCAGCCTGGCCGATACCGTTGGCTATGCCGACCCCGCCATGGTTCGCGGCCTCTTCGAGCGCGCCATTGCCATCGCCGGTGACCGCTTCTGGTGCGGGCATTTCCATGACACGCGCGGCCTGGGCCTGGCCAATGTGTTTGCCGCGCTGGAGGCCGGTGTCACCCGCTTTGACGCCTGCCTGGCTGGCATCGGCGGTTGCCCGCACGCGCCTGGCGCCAGCGGCAACGTGGCCAGCGAAGACCTGGCCTACATGCTGGCCAGCATGGGCATCGATACCGGCATCGACATCGACCGGCTGCTGGCGCTGCGTGAAGAGGTGGCCGGCTGGCTGGCCGGCGAAACGCTGCACGGCACGCTGTGGCGGGCGGGTTTGCCGAAGACCTTCGCCGGCGCGCCGACCCGCGCCGCTGCCTGATCAACGAATCGAACGGAATGCGAGACGACATGAACACTGCTCTTCAATACGACACCGAGCACGACACCGAGCACGACAGCGAGCACGACAGCGAGCGCCTGCCGCTGGCCGGCATCCGCGTGGTCGAATTCACGCACATGGTGATGGGCCCGACCTGCGGCATGATCCTCGCGGACCTCGGCGCTGAAGTCATCAAGGTCGAGCCGCCCGGCGGCGACAAGACGCGCAACCTGCCGGGGCTGGGCATCGGCTTCTTCCGCGCCTTCAACCGGAACAAGAAGAGCGTGGTGCTCGACATCACCACGGACGAAGGACGCGCCGCCGCGGTGGAACTGGTAAGCCAGTGCGACGTGCTGCTCGAGAACTTCCGTCCGGGCCTGATGCAGAAGCTGGGGCTCGATTATGAGACGCTGTCGGCAAAGCATCCCCGCCTCATCTACGTCTCGCACAAGGGCTTCCTGCCCGGGCCGTACGAGAACCGCCTGGCGCTTGACGAAGTGGTGCAGATGATGGGCGGGCTGTCGTATATGACCGGCCCCAAGGGCCGCCCGCTGCGCGCCGGGACATCGGTCAACGACATCATGGGGGGCATGTTCGGCGCGATCGGCGTGCTGGCTGCGCTGCGCGAGCGCGACAGCACCGGCCGCGGCCAGGAAATCCAGAGTGCGCTGTTCGAGAACTGCGTGTTCCTCGCGTCGCAGCACATGCAGCAGTTCGCCATGACCGGCGAAGTGCCGCCACCGATGCCGTCGCGCGTTTCGGCATGGAGCGTGTACGACGTCTTCACGCTGGCCGGCGGCGAGCAGCTTTTCATCGGCGCGGTCAGCGACAAGCAGTTCGTCACGTTGTGCAAGGTCCTGGAGCACCCGGAGCTGACGCAGCGGCCGGAGTATGCCGACAACGCGTCGCGCGTGGCCGTGCGGCCCAGGTTGCTGGAGGAGCTGGGCGTCATCCTGAAGGGCCATGATCCGGCGGAACTCGCGCCGAAGCTGGAAGCGGCCGGCATTCCGTATGCACCCATCATGCGCCCCGACCAGTTGCTCGACGATCCGCATCTGCAGGCCAGCGGCGGACTGGTGCCCATGCAGGTGGATGACGGCTCGACGGCGCCAACCGTGCTGCTGCCCCTGCTGATGGGCGGCCGCCGTCCCGGCGTGCGCCGTCCGCTGCCGAAGGCGGGCGAGCACAACGCCGAGTTCTTTCCGCAATCATCCGGAACGCCAGGCCAGGCCTGAGGCGGCATGCCCCGACAGCAGGACAAAACAAAGACCAGGAGACAAACCATGACCCCCGACCAGAGAGTATCCAACCCGGCCCGACGCCGTCTGTTCAGGCTTGCCACCGCCGTGGCGGCGTCGATGAGCATCGCCGCCGCGCCTGCCATCGCGCAGGGCGGCAAGCCGGTCCGTCTCATCCTGCCCATCAGCGCGGGCTCCGGCGTCGACACCATCGCACGTGCCGCCGTGCCGTCGCTTGCCAGGACCATGGGCCAGCCGGTGGTGGTCGAGAACATCCCCGGCGCGGGCGGTATCACCGGCGCTGCCGCGGTAGTCAAGGCCCAGCCTGACGGCAGCACGCTCGGGCTGGTGTCGAACAACCACGTGATCAACCCCAGCGTGTTCAAGAGCATGCCGTTCGACGCGATCAAGGACATCACGCCGATCAGCGTCATCGGCACGACACCGCTGGTACTGGTGGTCAATCCCAAGGTGCCCGCGAAGAACGTCAAGGAGCTGGTGGCGCTGCTCAAGGCAAAGCCGGATAGCTACAACCTGGCCTCGTCCGGCAACGGCACCATCATCCATCTGGCGGGCGAGATGTTCCTCGATGAAGCGGGCGTCACCGCGCGCCACGTGCCGTACAAGGGCACCGGCCCGATGCTGAACGATCTGCTCGCGGGGCAAGTGGAGATGGGAGTCGTCGCGCTCAACGCGGTGGCGGCGCATCTGAAGGCCGGCACGCTGCGTGCGATTGGCCTGTGCGGCGACAAGCGCTCAGCCGCCGCGCCTGAACTCCCCACCATCGCCGAACAAGGCTTGCCCAAGTACAACGTTGCTGGCTGGTTCGCGGTGGTCGGGCCCGCCGGCATGCCGGCCGCAGAAGTGAAGCGCGTCCATGATGCGTTCGCCAGGGCTTTCACCTCGCCTGAAGTCCTGGAGGCAATGAAGAAGCAAGGCACCCAGATCGAACCGGGCACGCCGGAGGCAGCCGCCAGCTTCTTCCGCAGTGAAGCCAGCCGCTATGCCGCGCTGGTGAAGAAAGCCAACGTGAAGGTCGAGTAAGCGGTCGAGTAAGCGGTCGAGTAAGCGGCCGCGGCCCGGCGGGCCGTCACATTTTTCCGCTGTCAACGCAGCCGGCGTCCTATCCGGGCGGGCCGCGGTGGCAGCCCTTTGTCTTCGATTCCATCATCATGACCATCTACAAGCTTGGCGAGTTCGTCCCCGCCATCGCCAGCGGCGCCTTTGTGGCAGCCGAAGCCACCATCATCGGCCGCGCCGAGCTCGCCGACGATGTTTCGGTCTGGCCCGGCGCCGTGATCCGCGCCGACAACGAACCGGTGACCATTGGCGCCGGCAGCAATGTGCAGGAAGGCGCCGTGCTGCACACCGACCCGGGTTGCCCGCTGACGCTGGGCGCCGGCGTGACCGTTGGCCACCAGGCCATGTTGCACGGCTGCACCGTTGGCGACGGTGCGCTGATCGGCATTCAGGCGGTGATCCTGAACAACGCGTCGATCGGCGCGGAGTCGTTGGTGGCCGCCGGCGCGCTGGTGACCGAAGGCAAGCAGTTCCCGCCGCGCTCCCTGATCCTTGGTTCGCCTGCCAAGGCGGTACGTGAGCTGAGCGAAGAAGAAGTGAAGAACCTGCGCGCCAACGCCGAGGACTACGTACGCCGGTCCGCGCGCTACCGGACGCTGCTCGAGAAGATCGGCTGAGCCGGCGGTCGCCACACAAGAGAATCCACAACCTCTGAGGACGCTTCCCTGAGCGCACCGCTGCCTGGCATTGCTGCATGCCGGGAAGCGGTCAGCCCGCGCAAGCCCCGACCCGACAGCAGGAGCTACGGCAATGTTGTTTCCTCCCATGCCCATCCAGCGCTTATCCGGTCAAGCGGTGACCATTGAGGACATCAGCCTTGAAGGCTGTCGGATTCCTGATGGCATGGACCTCGGGCAATTGCTTGCGGCTGTCGGGCGGCTGCATCAGTGTGGCCTGCGTCGAGTCTCGGTTGCGCCGTTGCCTTCGCACGTGACGAAGGGATTCACATGGCGGGCGTGGGAGTCAAGCCCGGATCCTGCAAGGATCTCCACGCCCGTCGATTCGATCGCCGCAGGGAGGGACGCGATCGCGGCGAGGCCGGACGTCATCGCCCTTCGCATCCGTGCCGACGATCGCCAGAAGTCACTGGACGAAATGCTTGAGGTCATGGAGGCAATCCCGCCCGACATTGCGGTTTCCGTGTGGATCGAAGCGGCCTTTGGCAAGGCCGGAAGCCGTGCGGAAAACGAAGCTGCCATTGACATCTGCGACCTCTTTGCCTCCAATGGTGCGCAGGAACTCATTCTGAGCGACACCGGCGGACAAGCCGGTCCGCTGCTGGTCGAACAGGGCTGCGACGGACTCCGGGAACGATGGCAGGGCAAGCATGTCGTGCTGGAGTTGAGCGACACCTACGGCATGGCATCGGCAAACATCATCGCGGCGATGGCTGCGGGAATCGACCAGTTTCGTTTCCCCGTTGCGCAGCGTGACAGCGCAGGGCATCTCGGACATGCCGCGCTGTTGCGGGTGCTGAGCGCAATGGAATGCCCCACCGGCATCCATGCGGATCGCTTGCGCGGGCAGTGGTGAACAGCAGGGCAGGCCTGCAAGACGGCCTATGGCTGCGGCGCTGGCTGTTCGGCACACCGCGGACGAGCGGCATGCCAGCGACCATCGCCGATGGCCTGCTCCACCAGTTCCTCCAGCAAGGCGGCAGTGTGTTCAGCGGCACGCGACAGCGCAAACAGCTTTGATGTTCCAAGGCAGGCCGTGCGCTGCAGGGAGCCATCCGCCAGCGTCACGGAATCGAGCAGGCCGTCGCGGCACGCCTGCTCGATGCCGCAGGCGGGCAGCACCGAAAACCCCAGCCCGTTCCTGACCGCATCGATCAGCAGCGCCGGCGCATTGATCTCGGCTACCACGTCGAGCCGGATGCCGCGCATCAGGCACTGCTGCTCCACGGCTTCCCGAATGCCGTTGGGAGGGCTCAGCATCAGCAGCGGCAGGGCGGCCAGTTCTTCAAGCGCGATGTTCTCGCGGCCGGCCAACGCGCCGCGCGGGCCCACGAGCCGAAGGGATTCGGTGGCCAGCGGCTTCAGCGCGAGGCTGTTGTCCGGCGTGTTGTCGAACACCACGGCAAGGTCGAGCCCGCCTTGCGCCACCTGTATCGCCAGTGCCGAACTGTGCCCTTCGACGACTTGCAGCCGGACTTGCGGCAGACGCTCGCGTACCTGTTGCAGCAAGTCCAGGCCGAGCACCGAGCGTACCGTCCAGGGCAGCCCGAGCGAGACCGGCCCGGTGGGCCCCGCGTCCGCCTGCTGTGCAAGCTCAGGGATCGCGTCGACCTGCTTCAGGATGAGCTGGGCCTGCCGCAGGACTGTCATGCCGGCCTCGGTCGGCATGACGCCGCGTACGCTGCGGATCAGCAGGCGCACGCCAAGCTCTTCCTCCAGCTTTGCGATCTGGGCGCTCAGGGCAGGTTGGGCGACGTGCAGCGACTGTGCCGCGCGCGACACGCTGCCTGCCTCCACGATCCCGACCAGGTATTTCAATTGACGCAGTTCCAAGCGCTGCTCCTCGGGGCGATCGAACCGCAAGCATTATCGCGCCGAAAACCATAGCGAATCGATATGGGGATAACGGCAATCCGTATTTTTCCAGGCAAGCAGGAATCCATACACTGGCTGTTCCAGACCAGGAGACGATGTGAGCGGACAAATCACCATAGCGCGCGAGGGACCGGTAGCTACCGTGACCATCGATAACGAGGCCAAGCGCAACGCGCTGTCGCAGGCCATGTGGATCGCCATGGGCGATGCCATGGAAACGCTGGGCAACGAACCGGGCCTGCGCTGCATCGTGCTGCGCGGCGCCGGCACCGAAGCCTTCGGCAGCGGCGCGGATATCGACGAATTCGAATCGATCCGCGCCAGCAAGGCGCAGGCCATTGCCTTTGCCCGCGACGGCCATCGCGCCATGGGCGCAGTGCGGGACTGCCCGGTTCCGACCATTGCCGCCATTCGCGGCGCCTGCGTCGGCGGCGGGCTGGAGCTGGCTGCGGGCTGCGATATCCGCATGGCCAGCGACGATGCCCGTTTCGCGGTGCCGATCGCACGCCTGGGCGCCACGCTGGCCTATCCGGAGCTGCAAGGCCTGGTACGCGTCGCCGGCTTCGATGTCGCGCTTGAAATGCTGCTCGAGGGCCGGCTGATGCCGGCCGCCGAAGCTTGTGCCAAGGGCCTGGTGCAACGCGTTGTGCCCGCCGGGCAGTTCGAGGCCGAGCTGGGCAAGACTGTGGCGCGCGTCGTGGCGGGCGCGCCGCTGGCGGCGCGGTGGCACAAGCGCTTCGTTGCACGGCTGCGCCAGGGCACGCCGCTGAGCGACGAAGAACTCGCCGAAGGCTACGCCTGCTTCGACACCGAAGACTACGTGGAAGGCTATCGCACCTTCCTGTCCCGTACCGCCCCACGATTCCAAGGAAGGTAGAGCAACATGCATCCATCACAAGCTGCGCGCGGCCCGCTGGCCGGCCTGCGCGTCGTTGAACTCGCGCACGTCATGGCTGGCCCCGTCGGGGGCCTGCTGCTCGCCGACATGGGCGCGGACGTGGTCAAGGTAGAGAAGCTGCCCGGCGGCGACGACACGCGCCGTACCACGCCGCCGGAGATCGAAGGCGAGTCGGCATCGTTCATGATCCTGAACCGCAACAAGCGCGGCATTGCCGTCGACCTGAAAAGCGCGCGAGGCCTCGAGCTGGTCACACGGCTGGTCGCGCAGGCCGACATCGTGGTCGAGAACTACCGCCCCGGCACCATGGAGAAGCTGGGCCTCGGCTATGACGTGCTGTCCCGGCTCAATCCCGGACTGGTCTATTGCAAGATCACCGGGTTTGGCCTGACCGGGCCGTATGCGCAGCGTGCCGGCTATGACCTGATCTCGCAGGGCATGTCCGGCCTGATGGGGCTGTCCGGAGAGGGCCCGGGCCGGCCGCCGGTCAAGGTCGGGGTGCCGGTCGGCGACGTGACTGCCGGCATCCTGGCGGCAACCGGCGTCCTGGCCGCCTATATCGAGCGCTTGCGGACCGGCCAGGGGCAATACGTCGATACCTCGCTGCTGGAAGCATCGCTGGTGCATACCTATTGGCCGGTGGCGCTCGCGTTCGCCACCGGACAGTCCGCCGGACCGATGGGGTCGGCGCACCCGGTAGCCGCGCCTTACCAGGCCTTTCCGACCGCCGACGGCTGGCTGAATATCGGGGCGATGAGCCAGGGCACCTGGGCCGGTGCCTGCGAGGTGCTCGGCATGGCCTGGATGCTGACTGACGAGCGCTTTGCCACCAACGGCGCCCGCATGGCCAACCGCGAGGCCCTGGTGGCACAGATGAGCCAGGTATTGGCCAGCCGCACCACGGAGGAATGGGTGCTCGCCTTCGAGCAGGCGGGCGTTCCGGCGGGTCCGGTCAAGAACATGGTGCAGGTACTGGAAGACCCCCAGACACGGGCGCGCGACATGGTGATCCGGGTGGAGCACCCTGTCGCGGGCGAAATCGACGCGCTGGGCTGCCCGATCAAGTTCTCGCACGGGAACGGCGTGACCCGGCGGGGTGCCCCTTTGTATGGCCAGCACACCGCAGAGGTCATGGGTGAACTCGGCTACTCGGCGGCTGAGATCGAAGCGCTGGTGCAGGGCGGCATTGTCCATGTCGCGCAGCCCGCGCCTGTGCCGGCCTGATCCGGAATTCCGGCTGCCGCATTGCACGGCAGCCGCCCGACATAACGATGGAGACACTATGCTGATCAAACGCCCCCACACGGCGCGCAGGCAATGCCTGACCTCGCTATTTCGTGCCGTCGCCGCTGCGGCACTGCTTGCCAGTCCGATAGCCGCACAGGCTGCGTGGCCCGACAAGCCCATCCGCATCGTGGTGCCGTCCGCGCCCGGCGGCAGCGCCGATGCGATCGCCCGCCTGGTCGGCGAGCGCCTGTCACGCGCGCTTGGCCAGCCGGTCGTGATCGACAACAAGGGCGGGGGCGGGGGCAATATCGCCACCGAAGCCGTGGCACGCTCCGCTGCGGATGGCTACACGCTGCTGCTGACTGGCAACAACCATGCGCTGAATGTCTCGCTGTTTGCCAGGGCGCCCTACAAGCTGGACGATTTCACAGCGGTGATCGAACTGACGCGGGGGCCGTCCGTGTTCGTGTCGGGGCCAACCACGCCATTCGCCAGCCTGGGCGACCTGATCCGGCAGGCAAAGGCTGCGCCGGACAGCATTGCCTTCGGCAGCCCCGGCATCGGCCTGCCCAGCCATATCGCGTTCGAGATGTTCGAGCGCGACGCGGGCGTCAGGCTGGTCCACGTGCCGTACAAGGGATCGGGCCCGTCGCTGGCGGATGCCATGGGAGGGCAGGTGCCGCTGGTGTCGTCGACGCTGGCCGCGGCGATGCCGCACGTCAAGGCCGGCAAACTGCGGGCGCTCGCTGTGACCTCGGCCACGCGCTGGCCGTCGCTGCCGGAGGTCCCGACCGTCGCTGAAATCACCGGCACCCGCTTCCAGCACATGACGTGGCTTGGGATCCTGGCGCCGAAGGGCACGCCGGCGAACGTTGTCGCCCGGCTCAACCAGCAGCTCGATGGCATCATCCAGTCGCCGGATCTCAAGGCCAGGCTCGAAGCCCTTGGAACCAACGCAGTTGGCGGATCGGCGGTGGCTTTCCAGAAGGTCATCGATACCGAAGCGGCCGCTTCCCGCACGTTGGTGCAGGCCGCGAACCTCAAGGCGGAATAGGTGGGATGAACGTGGATACCTGCACAGTGCCTGCACCGTCGAAGCCGATGCGCCCGGCATTCCCGACCGCCGCCAGCATCGATGATCTGAGAGCTTTGGCGCGGAGGCGCCTGCCACGCATGGTCTTCGACTACATCGACGGCGCTGCCGGTGATGAAGCCACCGCGCGCCGCAACCGCTCGGCGTTCGAGCACTACCTGCTGCCCCAGGAAGTGCTGGTCGACCTGTCCAGCCGCGACACGGGCACCACCGTGTTCGGCAGCCGGATCGAAGCGCCGATCATCATCGCTCCGACCGGCATGAATGGCGCATACTGGCCGGATGGCGACCTGTGCCTGGCGCGGGCGGCCGCAAGGATGGGCATTCCGTTCGTCATGAGCACGGCCTGCACGGTTGGCCTGGACGCCTTGCGTGAGGCAGCGGGTCCGTTGCGGTGGTTCCAGCTCTATATGCTGCGCGACCGCGGGCTTGCCGCCGCGCTGCTGGCCCGCGTGCATGCCGCCGGCTTTGCCGTGCTGGAGCTGACCGTCGATACCGCGGTGACCGGGCGCCGCGCCCGCGATATCCGCAATGGCTTCACGCTGCCGTTCCAATGGAATGCGCAAAAGCTGCTGGATGTATCCCGACGGCCTCGCTGGGCCCTGCAGATGCTGCGGTCGGGCTCACCCACGCTGCGGCTGTTTGCGGAAACCGTGGGGCGTCTTCCCACCGGCTCGACCATTGCCGAAGTCATGCAGCAGCAGATCAGCAATGCGTTCACGTGGGACGACCTCGCCTGGTTGCGCGCGCAATGGCCGGGCAAGCTGGTACTGAAGGGTGTGATGACCGCTGCGCAGACCTGTCGCGCCATCGATGCAGGCGCGGACGGCGTGGTGGTGTCCAACCATGGCGGGCGGCAGCAGGACGGCGCGCGCTCTGCCATCGAATGCCTGCCTGGGGTGGTCGATGCCGCCGCCGGCCGGGTGGAGGTGCTGGCTGACAGCGGCTTTCGCACCGGTGCAGACATCGTCAAGGCCATCGCGCTGGGGGCCAGCGCAGTTCAGGTGGGCCGCGCAGCGCTCTTCGGCCTGGCCGCCGGCGGAGAAGCCGGCGTCTGTCAGGCAATCGCCATACTTGCGGATGAATTCGACCGCGCGATGGCATTGACAGGAGCGACCTCGATCCAGGCACTGCGCGGCCGTATTGAGGCCTGTTAGGAAATTGGTGGAGTGGACCTCCATCTGCGTTACTTCGGACCCTTCGGCCAAGTCAAAACCTTGGGCTATGTCTCCCGGACGGACGACCGCGCAGCGCAGGCGCCGGCCGAAGGAGTTGGTCCGTCAGCGCCAGACAACGAACGCTGTCAGGCAATCCGGCCAACCACCGGAATCACCCCGAAGGCAACGGTAGCCAGCATCATGACCACCGCCGCCGACAGCGCCCAGAGCAGGGTATAGCGCTGGTGATCGCCAAACTCGACCTCGGCCAGGCCAACCAGCAAATAGGTCGACGCGACCAGGGGGCTCAGCAGGTGAACCTGCTGCCCGATCAGCGACGCGCGCCCGATCTCCGCCGCCCCGATGCCATAGACAGCGGCAGCCTTGGCCAGGATCGGCAGGATGCCAAAATAGAACGCGTCGTTCGAGACGAAGAATGTGAATGGAATGCTCAGCACCCCGGTCACGAGGGCCATGTAGGGGCCCATCCAGTCCGGCACGGCGCTGATAACGCTGTTTGCGATGGCGTCGACCATCTTGGTGCCCGACAGGATGCCCACGAAGATGCCGGCGGCGAAGATCAGCGAGACGACCGGCACGACGTTGGCGGCATGCGCGCCGATTCGCTCCTTCTGTTCGTGCAGGCTCGGGTAGTTGACCATCAGCGCGATGGCGGATGCAACGATGAACAGCGCAGGCAGCGGGAAGGTGCCGAGAATCAGTAGCACCATCAGGCCGATGGTCAGCAGGAAGTTGAACCACAGCAGCTTCGGCCTGGCGATCTGTGGATCGCCAGCGGCGACATCCAGCGCGGCATGGCCGTCATGACCGGAGCCGGCCGTCATCAGGGCGATGCTGCCGAGCCGGTTGCGTTCGCGGCGGCGAAGCAGGAATGCCACGAACAGGCCCCACATGCCGGTGACAACCATCGGCAGGATCATCGGCACGAACAGCGAGCCCGCGTCCACGCCCAGCGCGCTGGCGGCGCGCGCGGTCGGACCGCCCCAGGGCAGGATGTTCATGAGCCC
It encodes:
- a CDS encoding alpha-hydroxy acid oxidase, giving the protein MVFDYIDGAAGDEATARRNRSAFEHYLLPQEVLVDLSSRDTGTTVFGSRIEAPIIIAPTGMNGAYWPDGDLCLARAAARMGIPFVMSTACTVGLDALREAAGPLRWFQLYMLRDRGLAAALLARVHAAGFAVLELTVDTAVTGRRARDIRNGFTLPFQWNAQKLLDVSRRPRWALQMLRSGSPTLRLFAETVGRLPTGSTIAEVMQQQISNAFTWDDLAWLRAQWPGKLVLKGVMTAAQTCRAIDAGADGVVVSNHGGRQQDGARSAIECLPGVVDAAAGRVEVLADSGFRTGADIVKAIALGASAVQVGRAALFGLAAGGEAGVCQAIAILADEFDRAMALTGATSIQALRGRIEAC
- a CDS encoding CitMHS family transporter, which codes for MLTLLAYSMVIVFMALIMTKRLSAMVALILVPIAFGAIGGFGPELGPMMLDGVKKLAPTGVMLMFAILYFGVMIDAGLFDPVVRAILKVVGGDPVKIVMGTFGLAALVSLDGDGSTTYMITCAAMLPLYKRLGISRLVLACVIMMAGGLMNILPWGGPTARAASALGVDAGSLFVPMILPMVVTGMWGLFVAFLLRRRERNRLGSIALMTAGSGHDGHAALDVAAGDPQIARPKLLWFNFLLTIGLMVLLILGTFPLPALFIVASAIALMVNYPSLHEQKERIGAHAANVVPVVSLIFAAGIFVGILSGTKMVDAIANSVISAVPDWMGPYMALVTGVLSIPFTFFVSNDAFYFGILPILAKAAAVYGIGAAEIGRASLIGQQVHLLSPLVASTYLLVGLAEVEFGDHQRYTLLWALSAAVVMMLATVAFGVIPVVGRIA